In one Bryobacteraceae bacterium genomic region, the following are encoded:
- the sigJ gene encoding RNA polymerase sigma factor SigJ, which translates to MTARDRVFQQHRPLILSLAYRMLGSWTDAEDAAQEVWLRWRSTQDTIASPRAYLSTIAARVCLDLIKSAYRRREKYPGPWLPEPVADPVPDPLERTEQISYAFLVLLETLTPAERAVFVLREAFDAGYPEIARLLDLSEANCRQILKRARDRLAAGRARFAPDTARCTTLMQAFFQASAEGDTAAIERMLHEDAVFTGDGGGKAPAAMRPVMGPERIAKLMAGLGRLAPADLRVKWITVNGGAPAMVAWSGGAVITLGLCEFEGDRIRRVFFIRNPDKLERFRAIFDASSDS; encoded by the coding sequence ATGACCGCCCGCGACCGCGTCTTCCAACAGCATCGCCCGCTCATCCTCAGCCTCGCCTACCGGATGCTCGGCTCCTGGACCGACGCCGAAGACGCCGCCCAGGAAGTCTGGCTCCGCTGGCGATCCACGCAGGATACCATCGCCTCGCCCCGCGCCTACCTCTCCACGATCGCCGCGCGCGTCTGTCTCGATCTGATCAAGTCCGCGTACCGGCGGCGCGAGAAGTACCCCGGCCCTTGGCTGCCCGAACCGGTGGCGGATCCGGTCCCCGATCCGTTGGAACGAACCGAACAGATCTCGTACGCGTTTCTCGTTCTGCTCGAAACGCTCACCCCCGCCGAACGGGCCGTTTTTGTCCTCCGCGAAGCCTTCGACGCCGGCTATCCCGAGATCGCGCGCTTGCTCGATCTCTCCGAGGCCAACTGCCGCCAGATCCTCAAGCGCGCCAGGGATCGCCTCGCCGCCGGGCGCGCCCGATTCGCGCCGGACACGGCAAGGTGTACAACGCTGATGCAGGCGTTTTTCCAGGCATCAGCCGAAGGCGATACCGCCGCCATCGAGCGCATGCTCCACGAGGACGCCGTGTTCACCGGCGACGGCGGCGGCAAGGCGCCGGCGGCCATGCGGCCCGTCATGGGTCCGGAACGCATCGCGAAACTGATGGCCGGCCTCGGCCGCCTCGCCCCCGCGGACCTTCGCGTCAAATGGATCACTGTAAATGGCGGCGCCCCGGCAATGGTCGCCTGGTCCGGAGGCGCGGTGATCACGCTCGGTCTCTGCGAGTTCGAAGGCGACCGCATCCGGCGCGTCTTCTTCATCCGCAATCCGGACAAGCTCGAACGATTCCGTGCTATCTTCGACGCTTCGAGTGATTCCTGA
- a CDS encoding sulfite exporter TauE/SafE family protein produces the protein MIPDLSAWQWGLGVVSAVALGLAKTGLPGVGLMSVPLMVLMVGDARQSAGWLLPMICMGDLWALGYWRNRASVPTIRELAPWAAVGMAAGAAALAFPERIIRPSVGVIILVMLGIYLRRRLSGTGAATATRPAIYGAAAGFASTVANAAGPVTNLFLFSRGLAKEEFVGTAAWFFFVVNAIKLPIYGWHGLISRESLLFDAWMAPALGAGAVTGKWVLHRISAGVFEVVVIALTVASTLLLFR, from the coding sequence GTGATTCCTGATCTGAGCGCATGGCAGTGGGGTCTGGGTGTGGTTTCAGCGGTGGCGTTGGGACTTGCAAAAACCGGACTGCCCGGCGTCGGCCTCATGTCCGTGCCGCTCATGGTGCTAATGGTTGGCGATGCGCGCCAATCCGCCGGCTGGCTCCTCCCGATGATCTGCATGGGCGACCTCTGGGCGCTCGGCTACTGGCGCAATCGAGCCTCGGTCCCCACCATCCGCGAACTCGCCCCTTGGGCTGCCGTGGGCATGGCTGCCGGCGCCGCCGCGCTCGCCTTTCCGGAACGGATCATCCGCCCGTCGGTGGGCGTTATCATTTTGGTGATGCTCGGAATCTACCTCCGGCGCAGGCTCAGCGGCACGGGGGCCGCCACCGCAACCCGTCCCGCCATCTACGGCGCCGCCGCCGGCTTTGCCTCCACCGTCGCCAACGCCGCCGGGCCCGTCACCAACCTGTTCCTGTTTAGCCGCGGACTCGCCAAGGAGGAGTTCGTCGGCACCGCCGCCTGGTTCTTCTTCGTTGTGAACGCGATCAAACTACCCATCTACGGCTGGCACGGGCTCATCAGCCGCGAGTCCCTCCTGTTCGACGCCTGGATGGCCCCGGCGCTCGGCGCCGGGGCGGTAACCGGAAAGTGGGTGCTGCATCGCATCTCGGCCGGCGTGTTCGAGGTCGTCGTCATCGCGCTCACCGTCGCCTCCACGCTCCTGCTGTTCCGCTGA
- a CDS encoding multiheme c-type cytochrome — protein sequence MGHLTALLLAFAASPGCASCHPAEAAGFAGTGMGRSLGRPDPREYPTRSFPHGESTRLRVRRRGAELIHGVEQGRRVVEAPVQYFVGSGKQGRSYLTLLDGFLYQSPISYYAKTREWRLSPGYEDDARPDFSRPVTAECLFCHAGEASPVAGTQNRYQTPSFVEESIGCGRCHGDPAAHVAKPARGNIVNPGRLDAARRDSVCEQCHLSGEARIPNPGKSVWDYRPGAALESTFTVYVAGAGKPKVVSHAEQLATSRCAAESGGKMWCGACHDPHRWPANAAAWYRERCLTCHAGTLAATHQEPDADCAGCHMPARGPSDVPHTAFTDHRILARPATAAPGQRVERLRAWRLPEAGLAARNLGLAYVSAGESNQSAFQLNEGFRLLAELDGGLANDADVQTALGLILLRKNLPGEAAKSLERAVRLRPRDALRRMNLAAALAASGGAEAAVEELESAIARDPALEEAWALLERIHKESGAAEKARAVRERWRRESPLGKLEAGR from the coding sequence ATGGGACATCTGACGGCATTGCTGCTCGCCTTCGCGGCCTCCCCCGGATGCGCGAGCTGCCATCCGGCCGAGGCGGCCGGGTTTGCCGGTACGGGCATGGGACGATCGTTGGGACGGCCCGATCCGCGCGAATATCCAACACGGTCCTTCCCGCATGGCGAGTCGACGCGGCTGCGCGTGCGGCGGCGTGGAGCCGAGCTGATCCATGGCGTGGAGCAGGGGCGGCGTGTCGTGGAGGCGCCCGTTCAGTACTTTGTCGGTTCGGGCAAGCAGGGCCGCAGCTACCTCACGCTGCTGGACGGATTCCTGTACCAGTCGCCGATTTCCTACTACGCGAAGACGCGCGAATGGCGTCTCTCGCCGGGCTACGAGGACGATGCGCGTCCCGACTTTTCGCGTCCGGTGACGGCGGAGTGCCTTTTCTGCCACGCGGGCGAAGCCTCGCCCGTGGCGGGTACACAGAACCGGTACCAGACACCGTCATTCGTGGAAGAGTCGATCGGGTGCGGGCGGTGCCACGGCGACCCGGCCGCGCATGTGGCCAAGCCGGCCCGCGGCAACATCGTGAATCCGGGGCGGCTCGATGCCGCACGGCGCGACTCGGTTTGCGAGCAGTGTCATCTGAGCGGCGAGGCCCGGATTCCGAATCCGGGCAAGTCCGTCTGGGACTACCGGCCCGGTGCGGCGTTGGAATCGACGTTCACGGTTTACGTGGCTGGGGCCGGGAAGCCCAAGGTAGTGAGCCACGCGGAACAGCTCGCGACCAGCCGCTGCGCGGCCGAAAGCGGGGGCAAGATGTGGTGCGGCGCTTGTCATGATCCTCATCGGTGGCCGGCGAACGCCGCGGCGTGGTATCGCGAGCGGTGCCTGACCTGCCATGCCGGGACGCTCGCGGCGACGCACCAGGAGCCGGACGCCGATTGCGCGGGCTGCCACATGCCGGCGCGCGGCCCGTCCGACGTTCCCCACACTGCGTTCACGGACCATCGGATCCTGGCGCGGCCCGCGACCGCCGCGCCAGGCCAACGAGTGGAACGGCTGCGCGCGTGGCGCTTGCCGGAAGCGGGCCTGGCGGCGCGGAACCTTGGGCTTGCCTACGTCAGCGCCGGCGAGAGCAACCAATCCGCTTTCCAACTGAACGAAGGTTTCCGGTTGCTGGCGGAGCTCGATGGAGGGCTGGCCAACGACGCCGACGTGCAGACGGCTCTCGGCTTGATCCTGCTTCGGAAGAACCTTCCCGGCGAGGCAGCGAAGTCCCTGGAACGCGCGGTGCGGTTGCGGCCGAGGGATGCCCTACGCCGCATGAATCTGGCCGCAGCGCTAGCGGCTTCGGGAGGCGCCGAAGCAGCGGTGGAGGAACTGGAAAGCGCGATCGCTCGCGACCCCGCACTCGAGGAGGCGTGGGCGCTGCTCGAGCGGATCCACAAGGAGTCTGGCGCGGCGGAGAAGGCTCGGGCTGTGCGGGAGCGTTGGAGACGTGAGTCGCCGCTAGGGAAACTGGAGGCGGGGCGGTGA
- the truA gene encoding tRNA pseudouridine(38-40) synthase TruA → MPTWKLTIEYDGSRYSGWQEQTNARTVMGELRHAAERILKERVDLMGAGRTDAGVHATGQVAHLRTTRRTPPNFLAQLNEALPHDIAVREVASAPARFHARHDALSRTYLYRIATRKTAFDKKFVWWVKDPLDLAAMDHAAHLAEGRHDFSRFRHGAPAGADEPALVDVEAVTVEPQPDDGLLLIRVTASHYVWRMVRRLVGALVQVGKGALSAAEFERLLNAQGPDAPVAEWTAPASGLFLESVRYRP, encoded by the coding sequence ATGCCCACCTGGAAGCTCACGATTGAGTACGACGGCTCCCGCTATTCCGGTTGGCAGGAACAAACCAACGCCCGCACCGTCATGGGCGAACTCCGCCACGCCGCCGAGCGGATCCTCAAGGAACGCGTCGACCTCATGGGCGCCGGCCGCACCGACGCCGGAGTCCACGCCACCGGCCAGGTCGCGCACCTCCGCACCACCCGCCGTACTCCCCCCAACTTCCTCGCCCAGCTCAACGAAGCCCTCCCCCACGACATCGCCGTCCGCGAAGTCGCTAGCGCCCCAGCCCGCTTCCACGCCCGCCACGATGCCCTCAGCCGCACCTACCTTTACCGCATCGCCACCCGTAAGACCGCCTTCGACAAGAAGTTCGTCTGGTGGGTGAAGGACCCTCTCGACCTCGCCGCCATGGACCACGCCGCCCACCTCGCCGAAGGCCGTCACGATTTCTCCCGCTTCCGCCACGGCGCGCCCGCCGGCGCCGACGAGCCCGCCCTCGTCGATGTCGAAGCCGTCACCGTCGAGCCTCAGCCGGACGACGGCCTCCTTCTGATCCGCGTCACCGCCTCGCACTACGTCTGGCGCATGGTCCGGCGGTTGGTCGGCGCCCTCGTTCAAGTCGGCAAAGGCGCGCTCTCCGCCGCCGAATTCGAGCGCCTCCTCAACGCCCAAGGCCCCGATGCGCCCGTCGCCGAATGGACCGCGCCCGCCTCCGGACTCTTCCTCGAAAGCGTTCGCTACCGCCCCTGA
- a CDS encoding FG-GAP-like repeat-containing protein gives MRRWAPAAMAVSLLLAQSARERAGDLYRERRFAEAAALLETQVQADPNDFGSLLLLGLSRQLNGERPEAERAFRRAVAKNPGHPGARFYLARVEYLRGRLAEAERDAMEARKRGYAPAAILHLVGLIRVEQNRPADALAAFENALSTDPRFAPAAVDSGELLITMRRDRDAVAMLDRALTMQPESGEARYQRARALLALGEKDRAEADLAAASGHEGAVRLLRQLRVGGVVASAGGRTTREPPAVRFVEIAKEARVDFTLENSPTAAKHLIETMPGGLAVFDYDGDGRPDLFFANGAALPSLVKTGARYRNRLFRNLGGMRFEDATAAAGLEGRGYSMGAAAADYDNDGDADLFVPGMSGSVLYENRGGTFVEVTGAAGIGGGAWPVAGVWFDYDNDGRLDLFIVNYLAWTPAYDKYCGDRAAGLRVYCDPRGIAGAANQLYRNLGHGRFEDVTRASGIGAHAGKGMSAAAIDYDGDGRQDLFVTNDTEPNFLFRNLGDGRFAEIGLEAGAALKDDGKAVSSMGVSAADYDGDGLPDLAVTALSGEWFPMFRNQGGGFFRDATTASGMALASAPRSGWGIVFGDLNNDGIPDLFTANSHVTDNIDAFSQHRYRQANGLFLGRGDGTFVDGAAGAGAQFQQPRAHRGAALADLDGDGDLDAVVTALGEPAELWRNETAGSNWIAVRLRGTKSNRDGIGARVCVDTQCQWMNPAQGYASSMLTPLHFGLGARGKVGRVTIQWPSGAGQEILDSAPRRVLEVVEAE, from the coding sequence GTGAGGCGTTGGGCGCCGGCGGCGATGGCCGTGTCGCTGCTTCTGGCGCAATCGGCTCGGGAGCGCGCCGGCGACCTGTACCGCGAGCGGCGCTTCGCCGAAGCGGCGGCGCTTTTGGAGACGCAGGTGCAGGCCGATCCCAACGACTTCGGGTCCCTGCTGCTGCTGGGGCTGTCGCGGCAGCTCAACGGCGAGCGCCCCGAGGCGGAACGTGCGTTCCGGCGCGCCGTGGCGAAGAATCCGGGCCACCCCGGGGCGCGATTTTACCTGGCGCGCGTGGAGTACCTGCGCGGGCGCCTGGCGGAGGCGGAACGGGACGCGATGGAGGCGCGGAAACGCGGCTACGCGCCGGCCGCGATCCTCCATCTGGTGGGGTTGATTCGGGTGGAACAGAATCGCCCGGCGGATGCGCTCGCCGCGTTCGAAAACGCGCTCTCAACGGATCCGCGGTTCGCGCCTGCCGCCGTCGATTCGGGAGAACTGCTGATCACGATGCGGCGCGACCGGGACGCGGTCGCCATGCTCGATCGAGCGTTGACGATGCAGCCGGAGTCAGGAGAGGCGCGGTATCAAAGGGCGCGCGCACTGCTGGCGCTGGGCGAGAAGGATCGCGCCGAGGCCGATCTGGCCGCCGCGTCCGGTCACGAAGGCGCCGTTCGGCTGCTGCGCCAGTTGCGGGTAGGCGGCGTGGTGGCAAGCGCCGGGGGGAGGACCACGCGGGAGCCGCCGGCGGTTCGTTTCGTCGAGATCGCGAAGGAGGCTCGCGTGGATTTCACTCTCGAGAACAGCCCGACGGCGGCGAAGCACCTCATCGAAACGATGCCCGGCGGGTTGGCGGTGTTCGACTACGATGGCGACGGACGGCCCGACTTGTTCTTCGCCAACGGCGCCGCGCTGCCTTCCCTCGTCAAGACCGGCGCCCGATATCGCAACCGCCTGTTCCGGAACCTCGGCGGCATGCGATTCGAAGACGCCACCGCCGCCGCGGGACTCGAGGGCCGCGGCTACTCGATGGGCGCCGCCGCCGCCGACTATGACAACGATGGCGATGCCGATCTGTTCGTCCCGGGCATGAGCGGGAGCGTGCTCTATGAGAATCGCGGCGGGACGTTCGTGGAGGTGACGGGTGCGGCGGGAATCGGGGGCGGCGCATGGCCGGTGGCGGGCGTCTGGTTCGACTATGACAACGACGGACGGCTCGATTTGTTCATCGTGAACTATCTCGCGTGGACGCCGGCGTATGACAAGTACTGCGGCGACCGGGCGGCGGGCCTGCGTGTGTACTGCGATCCGCGGGGGATCGCCGGGGCGGCCAACCAACTCTACCGGAACCTTGGACATGGCCGGTTCGAAGACGTCACGCGCGCTTCCGGCATCGGCGCGCACGCCGGGAAGGGAATGAGCGCGGCCGCGATCGACTACGACGGCGACGGGCGGCAGGACCTTTTCGTGACCAACGACACCGAACCGAACTTCCTGTTCCGGAATCTGGGCGACGGCCGGTTCGCCGAGATTGGATTGGAGGCCGGCGCCGCGCTGAAGGATGACGGCAAAGCGGTGTCGAGCATGGGCGTCTCGGCGGCCGACTACGATGGCGACGGGCTGCCGGACCTCGCGGTGACGGCGCTTTCCGGCGAGTGGTTTCCGATGTTCCGCAACCAGGGCGGCGGATTCTTCCGCGACGCGACTACCGCGAGCGGAATGGCCTTGGCTTCGGCGCCGCGCTCCGGGTGGGGGATCGTCTTCGGGGACCTCAACAACGACGGCATCCCGGATCTATTCACCGCGAATTCTCACGTCACCGACAACATCGACGCGTTTTCCCAACATCGTTACCGTCAGGCGAACGGCCTGTTCCTTGGCCGCGGAGACGGCACGTTCGTCGACGGAGCGGCCGGAGCCGGCGCGCAGTTTCAGCAGCCGCGGGCGCATCGCGGAGCGGCGCTGGCCGATCTCGACGGCGACGGGGATCTGGACGCGGTGGTGACGGCGCTCGGCGAGCCGGCGGAGCTATGGCGCAACGAGACCGCCGGTTCGAACTGGATCGCCGTGCGGCTGCGCGGGACCAAGTCGAATCGGGACGGCATCGGCGCGCGTGTGTGCGTGGACACGCAGTGCCAATGGATGAATCCGGCTCAGGGCTATGCTTCTTCGATGCTCACGCCGCTGCATTTCGGACTCGGTGCTCGCGGGAAGGTGGGGAGAGTAACGATCCAATGGCCAAGCGGCGCCGGCCAGGAGATCCTGGATTCGGCGCCGCGGCGGGTGCTGGAGGTTGTAGAGGCGGAGTGA
- a CDS encoding carboxymuconolactone decarboxylase family protein encodes MAKLTGKAIVPRPVLVAARQPRLLAAIAAMESAESAMHSAPARAKMLAQMQVARLAGCRYCIDIGSAIALRAGVEEEEMLALPDYESHPGFDALDRAVLAYATRMSVTPATVTAETLETMARYFDDAQIVELTAAIAWENHRVRFNQALDIVPDQFSALAEPAYR; translated from the coding sequence ATGGCCAAACTCACCGGAAAGGCCATCGTGCCCCGTCCCGTGCTCGTCGCCGCCCGCCAGCCTCGCCTGCTTGCCGCCATCGCCGCGATGGAATCCGCCGAGTCCGCCATGCACTCGGCGCCGGCCCGCGCGAAAATGCTCGCCCAAATGCAGGTGGCGCGCTTGGCCGGCTGCCGTTACTGCATCGACATTGGTTCCGCCATCGCTCTCCGCGCCGGAGTCGAAGAGGAAGAAATGCTCGCCCTCCCGGACTACGAATCGCATCCCGGGTTCGACGCGCTGGACCGCGCCGTGCTCGCCTACGCCACGCGCATGTCGGTGACGCCCGCCACCGTGACCGCGGAAACACTCGAGACAATGGCCCGATACTTCGACGACGCGCAAATCGTCGAACTCACCGCCGCCATCGCGTGGGAAAATCATCGCGTGCGCTTCAACCAGGCCCTCGACATCGTGCCGGATCAATTCTCCGCCCTCGCTGAGCCGGCCTATCGCTGA
- a CDS encoding TonB-dependent receptor: MTHRLFVLSALAASAAFGQGDRGSISGVIVDPSGAAIPGVTIEAVNQATNFRSETVSTNTGAYRLVALPVGIYNVSAKGPGFQTYNQSGVRIQVNQTAAIDISLRVGEVTESVTVEGGVPLIQTESSDVGMVVDSKQFLDLPLTLGGGIRNPSSFIKLSPGVDPRSTWNKSISGGGSFQDMTYYDGIALSRGDLGNDGEVNPSVDAIAEFKLITNNYSAEYAHALGGITSFTMKSGANDVHGTGFYFVRNEKLDARGFFPASRAPAKQNEWGGTIGGPLYIPKVYNGKDRTFWFFSFDQFYRRGGQLAGLNTLPTGNMQNGDFNEIASLGGRMIYDPNTNFTAANGRVQRMPFPGQIIPRNRWSSVSAKMLDLHPTPELPGIVNNSIAPLASPFADQRTLGFKLDHMISTAHRISGVFNYTDRPSVKSPGPSRLIPVGDTTGLENYNFQVVTTRVLHLNFDSTLTPTTLNHLGLGVSRFRNPNFSRSFNQGWLQPDGGKLGLRGLQFDLFPTVQFSTEGYTRYGDNIASDNFFNTFTAMDNITMIRGNHTLKTGFEVQHHQDNYRNFGTGGGDFRFSRLSTGQPGTGASGDAWASFLLGEVFSGSAFFRDSLPGGRYTNWGFFIDDTWKISQRLTLNLGFRYEVIVPHSDPLGRLSYADISRPNPAAGALPGVMVYGGPNGFGNRLLNILKFNPAPRIGFAYRLDDKTVLRGGTGIFYSNYINQGLGLPAFGFSTTAAFATADNGITPAFRWDSGFPQDFRRPPVIDPTAANGQNVTAVLPADYDLPRKLQWNLTLERQFLPDLSMSFAYVANKGTHLYENQQLNQLPSQYFSMPTSLLRANINSAAARNAGIAAPFAGFSDLWGSRATVAQALRPFPQYNGVGIYGSTYGNSHYHSFQYKLDKRYGRGLMGTVAYTWSKFLTDARQFDGYAGEQDNNLREKSYHPTDLTHILTFSLVYQLPFGQGQRWLSDSPVARKLLGGWQVAVVNAYNSGTRLNVSLNNTLPFFNAGQRPNLLSPDIRSGAGLGGFDPARDIFLNASAFARPGDGQFGTAPRYLEERGPGRLDESFAVLKDTRIGERLTHQFRMEILNPLNRVVFGNPNTNLASNAFGRISSTQIGPRNIQFGMKLIF; encoded by the coding sequence ATGACACATCGACTCTTCGTCCTGTCCGCGCTGGCCGCTTCGGCAGCCTTTGGCCAGGGCGACCGCGGATCCATTTCCGGCGTCATCGTCGATCCCAGCGGCGCCGCCATTCCAGGCGTCACCATCGAGGCGGTGAACCAGGCCACCAACTTCCGCTCCGAAACCGTGTCGACCAATACCGGCGCCTATCGCCTCGTGGCGCTCCCGGTGGGCATATACAACGTCTCGGCCAAAGGGCCGGGATTTCAGACGTACAACCAGTCCGGCGTGCGGATCCAGGTCAATCAAACCGCGGCGATCGACATCTCGCTCCGCGTCGGCGAGGTCACCGAGTCGGTGACCGTCGAGGGCGGCGTTCCGCTGATCCAGACCGAAAGCTCCGACGTCGGCATGGTGGTCGACTCCAAGCAGTTCCTGGACCTGCCCCTGACGCTGGGCGGCGGGATTCGCAACCCGTCCAGCTTCATCAAGCTCTCGCCCGGCGTCGATCCGCGGTCCACCTGGAACAAGTCCATTTCCGGCGGCGGCTCCTTCCAGGACATGACCTACTACGACGGCATCGCGCTCTCGCGCGGCGACCTCGGCAACGACGGCGAAGTCAACCCTTCGGTCGACGCGATCGCCGAGTTCAAGTTGATCACGAACAACTACTCCGCCGAATACGCGCACGCGCTCGGTGGCATCACCAGCTTCACCATGAAGAGCGGCGCCAATGACGTGCACGGTACCGGCTTCTATTTCGTCCGCAACGAAAAGCTCGACGCCCGAGGCTTCTTCCCCGCCTCCCGCGCGCCTGCAAAGCAGAACGAGTGGGGCGGAACCATCGGCGGTCCGCTGTACATTCCGAAGGTCTACAACGGAAAGGACCGCACCTTCTGGTTCTTCTCCTTCGACCAGTTCTATCGCCGCGGCGGACAACTCGCCGGCCTGAACACGTTGCCCACCGGCAATATGCAAAACGGCGACTTCAACGAAATCGCCAGCCTCGGCGGCCGAATGATCTACGATCCCAATACCAACTTCACGGCCGCGAACGGACGAGTCCAGCGCATGCCGTTCCCCGGGCAGATCATTCCGCGCAACCGTTGGAGCAGCGTCAGCGCCAAAATGCTGGACCTTCATCCGACTCCGGAGCTGCCGGGCATCGTGAACAACAGCATCGCCCCGCTGGCGAGCCCCTTCGCCGACCAGCGCACCCTGGGTTTCAAGCTCGATCACATGATCTCCACCGCGCACCGCATCTCGGGCGTGTTCAACTACACGGACCGGCCGTCGGTCAAAAGCCCCGGGCCCTCGCGCCTCATACCGGTGGGCGACACCACCGGCCTCGAGAACTACAACTTCCAGGTGGTCACCACCCGCGTCCTGCACCTGAATTTCGACAGTACCCTGACTCCGACCACGCTCAACCATCTGGGCCTCGGCGTTTCGCGATTCCGGAATCCGAACTTCTCGCGCAGTTTCAACCAAGGCTGGCTGCAGCCGGACGGCGGCAAACTCGGCCTCCGTGGTCTCCAGTTTGATCTCTTCCCCACCGTCCAGTTCAGCACCGAAGGCTACACGAGGTATGGCGACAACATCGCCTCCGACAACTTCTTCAACACGTTCACGGCGATGGACAACATCACGATGATCCGCGGCAACCACACCTTGAAAACCGGTTTCGAAGTGCAGCACCATCAGGATAACTACCGCAACTTCGGAACCGGCGGCGGCGACTTCCGGTTCAGCCGTCTCTCCACCGGTCAACCCGGCACTGGCGCCTCGGGCGATGCCTGGGCCAGTTTTCTGCTGGGCGAAGTCTTCTCCGGCAGCGCCTTTTTCCGCGATTCGCTCCCCGGCGGCCGCTACACGAACTGGGGCTTCTTCATCGACGACACCTGGAAAATCAGCCAGCGTCTCACGCTCAATCTGGGATTCCGCTACGAGGTCATCGTGCCCCACAGCGATCCGTTGGGACGCCTTTCCTACGCCGATATCTCCAGGCCCAATCCGGCGGCGGGCGCCTTGCCCGGCGTGATGGTCTACGGCGGACCCAACGGGTTCGGCAACCGCCTTCTCAACATCCTGAAGTTCAACCCCGCCCCCCGCATTGGCTTCGCCTACCGGCTCGACGACAAGACCGTGTTGCGCGGCGGCACCGGCATCTTCTACTCGAACTACATCAACCAGGGCCTCGGGCTTCCCGCCTTCGGCTTCTCCACAACCGCCGCCTTCGCCACCGCCGACAACGGCATCACGCCCGCCTTCCGTTGGGATAGCGGCTTCCCGCAGGACTTCCGCCGTCCGCCCGTCATCGACCCGACCGCGGCCAATGGCCAGAACGTCACCGCGGTGTTGCCAGCCGATTACGATCTGCCGCGCAAGCTGCAGTGGAATCTCACGCTCGAGCGCCAGTTCCTCCCGGACCTCTCGATGAGCTTCGCCTACGTCGCCAACAAGGGCACGCACCTGTACGAGAACCAGCAGTTGAACCAACTGCCGTCGCAGTACTTCAGCATGCCCACTTCCCTTCTTCGCGCCAACATCAACTCGGCTGCCGCCCGGAACGCCGGAATCGCCGCTCCGTTCGCGGGCTTCTCAGACCTGTGGGGCTCTCGCGCCACGGTGGCGCAGGCGCTCCGCCCGTTCCCGCAATACAACGGCGTCGGCATCTACGGATCCACCTACGGCAACTCGCACTATCACTCGTTCCAGTACAAACTCGATAAGCGATACGGGCGCGGATTGATGGGAACGGTCGCCTACACGTGGTCGAAATTCCTGACCGACGCGCGCCAGTTCGACGGATACGCCGGCGAGCAGGATAACAACCTGCGTGAAAAGTCCTACCACCCGACTGACCTGACGCACATCCTGACATTCAGCCTCGTCTACCAACTTCCGTTCGGGCAGGGCCAGCGCTGGCTTTCGGACTCTCCCGTCGCCCGAAAACTCCTCGGCGGTTGGCAGGTGGCTGTGGTGAACGCATACAATAGCGGAACGCGGCTGAACGTCAGCCTCAACAACACCCTCCCGTTTTTCAACGCCGGCCAACGCCCAAACCTCTTGTCGCCCGACATCCGGTCCGGCGCCGGACTCGGCGGCTTTGACCCCGCGCGCGACATTTTCCTGAACGCCTCCGCCTTCGCGCGTCCCGGCGACGGACAGTTCGGTACCGCGCCCCGGTATCTCGAGGAGCGTGGACCCGGACGGCTCGACGAATCATTCGCCGTTCTCAAGGACACCAGGATCGGTGAGCGCCTCACGCACCAGTTCCGGATGGAGATCCTGAACCCGCTCAACCGGGTCGTCTTCGGCAATCCAAACACCAACCTGGCGTCCAACGCTTTCGGTCGAATCTCGTCCACACAGATCGGTCCACGCAACATTCAATTCGGAATGAAACTGATCTTCTGA
- a CDS encoding RNA pseudouridine synthase codes for MPRTDWGWLITPEELRSWTILEDDGILVVNKPAHVLCHRAKHGAWSSLIAACRDLTAIDRLHMPSRLDRETSGVVLFTKTRAALDAVNRAARRTGAIAKTYHAILTGSLQAPVAVDQPIGMAQNSIVAIRRAVTPEGRPARTEFVPIASVAGHTLVRVTPVTGRTHQIRVHAQWLGHPVLGDKIYGPDERLFVEFLQTGWTPRLREILTLERHALHCSEFRLEDRRFSAPLPLELSAMLSQTPDLARLTGSHETNPPD; via the coding sequence ATGCCGCGCACCGATTGGGGCTGGCTCATCACACCCGAAGAACTTCGCTCCTGGACCATCCTCGAAGACGACGGCATCCTCGTCGTCAACAAGCCCGCGCACGTGCTCTGCCACCGCGCCAAGCACGGCGCCTGGTCCAGCCTGATCGCCGCCTGCCGCGACCTCACCGCCATCGATCGCCTTCACATGCCCTCCCGCCTCGATCGCGAAACCAGCGGCGTCGTGCTCTTCACCAAAACCCGCGCCGCGCTCGACGCCGTCAACCGCGCCGCCCGCCGCACCGGCGCAATCGCCAAGACCTACCACGCCATCCTCACCGGCTCGCTCCAGGCGCCAGTCGCCGTGGATCAGCCCATCGGCATGGCCCAGAACAGCATCGTCGCCATCCGCCGCGCCGTCACACCGGAGGGCCGGCCCGCCCGCACCGAATTCGTCCCCATTGCCTCCGTTGCCGGCCACACGCTCGTTCGAGTCACGCCCGTCACCGGACGCACGCACCAGATTCGAGTCCACGCCCAGTGGCTGGGCCACCCCGTCCTCGGCGACAAGATCTACGGACCGGACGAGCGCCTGTTTGTCGAGTTCCTGCAAACCGGATGGACCCCGCGCCTCCGCGAGATTCTCACCCTCGAGCGTCACGCTCTCCACTGCAGCGAGTTCCGCTTGGAAGATCGTCGATTCTCCGCTCCCCTACCCCTCGAATTGTCCGCGATGCTGTCACAGACGCCGGATCTCGCTCGTCTCACCGGCAGTCATGAAACGAATCCACCCGATTGA